One genomic region from Sciurus carolinensis chromosome 2, mSciCar1.2, whole genome shotgun sequence encodes:
- the Fam83d gene encoding protein FAM83D → MALRPDLLDELPAACLSPCGPPNPAELFSEARRLALEELVAGGPDAFAAFLRRERLGRFLNPDEVRAILRAAERPGEEGAAAAAEDSFGSSHDCSSGTYFPEESDLEPPLLELGWPAFYQGAYRGSTRVEAHFQPRGADARGPYGCKDALRQQLRSAREVIAVVMDVFTDIDIFRDLQEICRERGVAVYILLDQALLSHFLDMCMDLKVHPEQEKLMTVRTITGNIYYARSGTKIVGKVHEKFTLIDGIRVVTGSYSFTWTDGKLNSSNLVILSGQVVEHFDLEFRILYAQSKPISPKLLSHFRISGKFDHLVDRKPQSKELTLGNLLRLRLARLSSTPKKTDLGPGAPVEGEAETKRQDSTSSTVSEEERFPGLRDALEDRKVVSVATQTDLGEETPTVSVSEVGTQTDSSTVCAGTQTTVATRVAASQTVVWTKATTTQTDVDESGLFSQGTQSKEGSPVSKMSVSRSSSLKSSSSMSSQGSVASSIGSHASLRATDSHSAGHPKYLGTPHLELCLRDSFRNLNKERQFHFAGVRSRLTHMLAMLSRRTVFSENYLSISPGNFTRASVNLVAIRDLALYPSYQ, encoded by the exons ATGGCCCTGCGTCCTGACCTCTTGGACGAGCTGCCCGCCGCCTGCCTGTCGCCTTGCGGGCCGCCCAACCCCGCTGAGCTCTTCAGCGAGGCGCGGCGCCTGGCGCTGGAGGAGCTGGTGGCGGGCGGCCCCGACGCCTTCGCTGCCTTCCTGCGGCGCGAGCGCCTGGGCCGCTTCCTGAACCCGGACGAGGTGCGCGCAATCCTGCGCGCGGCGGAGCGGCCCGGCGAGGAGGGCGCGGCCGCGGCGGCGGAGGACTCGTTCGGTTCGTCTCACGACTGCTCGTCCGGCACCTACTTCCCGGAGGAGTCGGACTTGGAGCCGCCGCTGCTGGAGCTCGGCTGGCCCGCCTTCTACCAGGGCGCCTACAGGGGCTCCACGCGCGTCGAGGCGCACTTCCAGCCCCGCGGCGCGGACGCCCGCGGCCCCTATGGCTGCAAGGACGCGCTGCGCCAGCAACTCCGCTCGGCGCGAGAG GTGATTGCAGTGGTAATGGATGTTTTCACAGACATTGACATCTTCAGAGACCTGCAGGAGATATGCAGGGAGCGGGGAGTGGCTGTGTACATCCTTCTGGACCAGGCTCTGCTCTCCCATTTTTTGGACATGTGCATGGATCTGAAAGTTCATCCTGAACAGGAAAAG CTGATGACTGTGCGGACTATCACGGGAAACATCTACTACGCAAGGTCAGGAACTAAAATTGTCGGGAAGGTTCATGAAAAGTTTACACTGATTGATGGCATTCGAGTGGTGACAGGCTCTTACAG TTTTACGTGGACAGATGGCAAACTGAACAGCAGCAACTTGGTCATTCTGTCTGGCCAGGTGGTTGAACACTTTGATCTGGAATTCCGGATCCTGTACGCGCAATCAAAGCCCATCAGCCCCAAACTCCTGTCCCACTTCCGGATCAGTGGCAAGTTTGACCACCTAGTTGACCGAAAACCACAGTCCAAAGAGCTCACGCTGGGCAACCTGCTGCGCCTGCGGCTGGCCAGGCTCTCGAGTACACCCAAGAAGACAGACCTGGGCCCTGGGGCACCCGTGGAGGGCGAGGCAGAGACCAAGCGCCAGGACTCCACGTCCTCCACTGTCAGCGAGGAGGAGCGCTTCCCGGGCCTCAGGGACGCTCTGGAGGACAGAAAGGTGGTCAGTGTCGCCACCCAGACGGACCTGGGAGAGGAGACACCCACAGTGAGCGTGAGCGAGGTGGGGACACAAACCGACAGCAGCACAGTGTGTGCCGGGACCCAAACCACTGTGGCCACCAGGGTAGCGGCCTCCCAGACGGTGGTGTGGACCAAGGCGACCACCACACAGACTGACGTGGATGAGAGCGGGCTCTTTTCTCAGGGAACCCAGTCTAAAGAAGggtccccagtatcaaaaatgtCTGTGTCGAGGTCTTCCAGTTTGAAGTCTTCCTCCTCCATGTCTTCCCAAGGCTCGGTGGCCAGCTCTATCGGCTCCCACGCTTCCCTCAGAGCCACCGACTCCCACAGCGCTGGACACCCCAAGTACCTGGGCACCCCCCACCTGGAGCTGTGCCTGAGGGACTCCTTCAGAAACTTGAACAAAGAGCGGCAGTTCCACTTCGCGGGCGTCAGGTCCCGGCTCACCCACATGCTGGCCATGCTGTCAAGGAGAACAGTCTTTTCCGAGAACTACCTTAGCATCAGTCCTGGAAATTTTACGAGAGCATCGGTGAACTTGGTTGCTATTAGAGATTTGGCTCTTTATCCTTCTTATCAGTGA